In Carya illinoinensis cultivar Pawnee chromosome 7, C.illinoinensisPawnee_v1, whole genome shotgun sequence, the following are encoded in one genomic region:
- the LOC122317328 gene encoding uncharacterized protein LOC122317328, with product MESPCSTPTSFLGLTPCSNDESPRVKFLCSFSGSILPRPQDGKLRYVGGETRIVSVLRAISYEELMSKMRELYEGATVLKYQQPDEDLDALVSVVNDDDVTNMMEEYDKLGSGDGFTRLRIFLFSHTDQDGSHYVEGNERETERRYVDALNSLNDASDFRKQQQPESPRISLVEDIHVAEQFFNPISVEGGLHSQRTSEMPLPQFNLRHLTIPHVGSAPHQPQRYNEMEAPWSPAYYSPRHYGPHDPRQLVDYPSSPSSARYRMPFTELTEKCFDRMPDEFSRQQVNHQPRHEHQPQYSENVVWVPTGAISGEKSVFPGNVFHTPSILEGNSVCEHCRMTFHRNQPHLEHPHMGNGFSHFSNSCADCPQNRETLILNADANSHHGIYPNEPNSDHRSIHNETRNHERGWILQQQLNAQVDEARMHVSGAGRLGDHFVVDGPGMSFPLGHGNIEDSQSVSTNYAHHLGGPDLGNEVLHDQAMASLPHIRVPPPEECGVQYGNLPCAYGGDNLYPMSHGNVPGHALWRNNPVHVTASYEASGSAQQVNGTVNPGSTRREGSPRFCVGVESQISRVESSQKVMGLDGKAVPEYSYGHALKLNPNTFNQESHHSSRPLPDMVNFAIPLEPVPPLDSSSTLVHDKLVSLVTPGYNSDSRNVKCIPEVVRSEVKSILGEEKDASQVEKVENSDFRTIYCPEPKKIADTNCEETNSICLKSAEASSAIVKPGEKDLYAAEGPKVSADHLSLLPELIASVKRAALGGAEEVKARVKECTNLKEATGNGIEATNAHGDLELDYDNDNLNTNKIEPTKAEAEAIDRGLQTIKNDDLEEIRELGSGTYGSVYHGKWKGSDVAIKRIKASCFAGRPSERERLIADFWKEALILSSLHHPNVVSFYGIVRDGPDGSLATVTEFMINGSLKQFLQKKDRTIDRRKRLIIAMDAAFGMEYLHGKNIVHFDLKCENLLVNMRDPQRPVCKIGDLGLSKVKQHTLVSGGVRGTLPWMAPELLSGKSHMVTEKIDVYSFGIVMWELLTGDEPYADMHCASIIGGIVNNTLRPQIPTWCDPEWKSLMESCWASDPSIRPSFSEISQKLRNMAAAMNVR from the exons ATGGAAAGCCCTTGCTCAACCCCAACGTCATTCTTGGGCTTGACCccttgttcgaatgatgaaagcCCGCGCGTGAAATTTTTGTGTAGTTTTTCTGGTAGTATATTGCCGCGCCCCCAAGATGGAAAGCTCCGGTATGTGGGTGGAGAGACACGAATCGTGAGCGTGTTGCGAGCTATTAGTTATGAGGAGTTGATGAGTAAAATGAGGGAGCTTTATGAAGGAGCTACTGTGTTGAAATACCAGCAGCCTGATGAGGACCTTGATGCGCTTGTATCAgttgttaatgatgatgatgtgacTAACATGATGGAAGAGTATGATAAGTTGGGTTCTGGCGATGGGTTCACCAGGCTTAGGATTTTTCTGTTTTCCCATACTGACCAAGATGGGTCGCACTATGTTGAGGGGAATGAGAGGGAGACCGAGAGGAGGTATGTAGATGCTCTGAATAGTTTGAATGATGCTTCTGATTTTAGGAAACAGCAGCAGCCTGAGTCCCCCAGGATTAGTCTGGTTGAGGATATCCATGTTGCAGAACAGTTTTTTAACCCAATTAGTGTGGAGGGTGGCCTTCATAGCCAAAGGACATCTGAAATGCCATTGCCACAGTTTAACTTGCGTCACCTCACAATTCCTCACGTGGGATCGGCACCACATCAGCCTCAGAGGTATAATGAAATGGAAGCTCCATGGAGCCCTGCATACTATTCTCCTAGGCACTATGGACCCCATGATCCAAGACAATTGGTAGATTATCCATCTTCACCTTCTTCTGCACGTTACCGCATGCCATTCACAGAATTAACAGAAAAATGCTTTGATAGAATGCCAGATGAATTTtctcggcagcaagtaaatcaCCAGCCCAGGCATGAGCACCAACCACAATATTCTGAGAATGTTGTATGGGTGCCGACTGGAGCCATATCTGGGGAGAAGTCTGTTTTTCCTGGTAATGTTTTTCATACCCCCAGCATTCTTGAAGGGAACAGTGTCTGCGAGCATTGCCGGATGACTTTCCATCGAAATCAGCCACATTTAGAGCACCCCCACATGGGGAATGGGTTTTCCCATTTTTCTAATTCGTGTGCTGATTGTCCCCAAAATAGGGAGACTCTCATTCTGAATGCAGATGCCAACTCACATCATGGAATTTACCCCAATGAGCCAAATAGCGATCATCGATCTATTCATAATGAGACTCGAAATCATGAGAGAGGATGGATCCTGCAGCAACAGTTGAATGCACAGGTTGATGAAGCAAGAATGCATGTCTCTGGAGCTGGAAGATTGGGCGATCACTTTGTTGTAGATGGACCAGGGATGAGTTTCCCTCTTGGACATGGTAATATAGAAGATAGCCAATCTGTGTCCACAAACTATGCTCATCACTTAGGTGGACCTGACTTGGGGAATGAAGTGTTGCATGACCAAGCTATGGCTTCTCTACCCCACATACGTGTTCCTCCTCCTGAAGAATGTGGGGTCCAGTATGGGAATCTGCCTTGCGCATATGGAGGAGATAATCTTTATCCAATGTCACATGGAAATGTACCTGGACATGCTTTATGGAGAAATAATCCGGTGCATGTTACTGCTTCTTATGAAGCCTCTGGTTCAGCTCAGCAAGTGAATGGTACTGTTAATCCTGGATCTACTAGGCGTGAGGGTAGTCCAAGGTTCTGTGTTGGTGTGGAAAGTCAAATTTCTCGGGTAGAGTCCTCGCAAAAAGTGATGGGTCTCGATGGGAAAGCTGTGCCAGAATATTCTTATGGCCATGCTTTAAAACTGAACCCAAACACATTTAATCAGGAAAGCCACCACTCATCTCGGCCCCTGCCCGACATGGTGAACTTTGCCATCCCCTTGGAACCTGTGCCACCTTTGGATTCATCTTCAACTTTGGTTCATGATAAACTGGTTTCTTTGGTGACTCCTGGTTATAATTCAGATTCAAGAAATGTGAAATGCATCCCTGAAGTGGTGAGATCGGAGGTGAAAAGTATACTTGgtgaagaaaaagatgcaagTCAAGTAGAAAAAGTTGAGAACTCTGATTTTCGGACTATTTATTGTCCAGAGCCAAAGAAAATTGCTGATACAAATTGTGAGGAGACCAATTCAATCTGCTTAAAATCTGCAGAAGCGAGTAGTGCTATTGTGAAACCTGGTGAAAAGGACCTTTATGCTGCTGAAGGTCCGAAGGTTTCAGCTGACCATTTGAGTCTTTTACCTGAGTTGATCGCTTCTGTAAAGAGAGCAGCATTAGGAGGGGCTGAAGAGGTGAAGGCTAGAGTCAAAGAATGTACTAACCTTAAAGAAGCAACTGGAAATGGAATTGAAGCAACG AATGCCCATGGGGATCTAGAGTTGGATTATGATAATGACAATTTGAATACCAACAAGATTGAGCCAACAAAGGCTGAGGCAGAAGCAATTGACAGGGGATTACAG ACAATAAAGAATGATGATCTGGAGGAAATCCGGGAATTAGGTTCTGGAACATATGGGTCTGTTTATCATGGGAAATGGAAAGGTTCTGATGTAGCAATAAAGAGAATAAAAGCCAGCTGTTTTGCGGGGAGACCCTCTGAAAGGGAACGCTTG ATTGCAGATTTCTGGAAGGAGGCTTTGATATTGAGTTCATTACATCATCCAAATGTTGTTTCTTTCTATGGAATTGTTCGGGATGGTCCTGATGGATCCTTAGCAACCGTGACAGAGTTCATGATCAATGGATCTTTAAAGCAGTTTTTGCAGAAGAAAGACAG AACTATTGATCGCCGCAAGAGACTCATCATCGCTATGGATGCTGCATTTGGAATGGAGTACTTGCATGGAAAGAACATTGTACATTTTGATCTGAAATGTGAAAATTTGTTGGTTAATATGAGAGATCCGCAGCGGCCTGTGTGCAAG ATTGGCGACTTGGGCTTATCAAAGGTAAAACAACACACTTTAGTGTCAGGAGGTGTCCGTGGAACTTTACCCTGGATGGCACCTGAGCTTCTCAGTGGGAAAAGCCACATGGTGACCGAGAAG ATTGATGTTTACTCGTTTGGGATTGTTATGTGGGAGTTGCTCACGGGTGATGAGCCTTATGCAGATATGCATTGTGCTTCCATAATTG GTGGAATTGTAAACAACACATTACGTCCACAAATTCCAACATGGTGTGATCCTGAATGGAAGTCTTTGATGGAAAGTTGTTGGGCTTCTGACCCATCAATAAGGCCTTCGTTCTCGGAGATCTCTCAGAAGCTGAGGAATATGGCCGCAGCAATGAATGTGAGATAA
- the LOC122317013 gene encoding 26S proteasome regulatory subunit 4 homolog B-like, whose protein sequence is MGQTPSSGPNRPGDRKHDDGKKKEKKYEPAAPPSRVGRKQRKQKGPEAAARLPPVTPLSKCRLRLLKLERIKDYLLMEEEFVANQERLKPQEEKNEEDRSKVDDLRGSPMSVGNLEELIDENHAIVSSSVGPEYYVGILSFVDKDQLEPGCAILMHNKVLSVVGLLQDEVDPMVSVMKVEKAPLESYADIGGLDDQIQEIKEAVELPLTHPELYEDIGIKPPKGVILYGEPGTGKTLLAKAVANSTSATFLRVVGSELIQKYLGDGPKLVRELFRVADELSPSIVFIDEIDAVGTKRYDAHSGGEREIQRTMLELLNQLDGFDSRGDVKVILATNRIESLDPALLRPGRIDRKIEFPLPDIKTRRRIFQIHTSRMTLADDVNLEEFVMTKDEFSGADIKAICTEAGLLALRERRMKVTHADFKKAKEKVMFKKKEGVPEGLYM, encoded by the exons ATGGGTCAGACTCCTTCCAGCGGGCCGAATCGCCCAGGCGACCGCAAACACGACGACGgcaaaaaaaaggagaaaaagtacGAGCCCGCGGCGCCTCCCTCCCGCGTTGGCCGCAAGCAGCGTAAGCAAAAGGGTCCCGAGGCAGCGGCCCGGCTCCCCCCTGTGACTCCTCTAAGCAAGTGCAGGCTCCGACTCCTGAAGCTCGAGCGCATCAAGGACTATCTCTTGATGGAGGAGGAGTTCGTGGCTAACCAGGAGAGGCTCAAGCCCCAGGAGGAGAAGAACGAAGAGGACCGCTCCAAGGTCGACGATCTCCGCGGCTCCCCCATGAGTGTGGGCAATCTGGAGGAGCTGATTGACGAGAATCATGCCATTGTGTCGTCCTCGGTGGGGCCCGAGTATTACGTTGGGATCCTTTCGTTTGTGGACAAGGATCAGCTGGAGCCCGGATGCGCCATTCTTATGCACAATAAG GTCCTTTCTGTGGTTGGGCTTCTTCAAGATGAGGTTGATCCCATGGTGTCCGTGATGAAAGTTGAGAAGGCTCCACTGGAGTCTTATGCTGACATAGGCGGGTTGGATGACCAGATTCAGGAAATTAAAGAAGCGGTGGAGCTTCCTCTTACTCATCCTGAATTATACGAAGACATTGGCATCAAGCCCCCCAAAGGAGTCATACTATATGGGGAGCCTGGGACTGGGAAAACTTTGCTTGCCAAG GCAGTGGCAAACTCAACCTCAGCAACTTTCTTGCGTGTTGTCGGAAGTGAATTAATTCAGAAATACTTGGGTGATGGACCTAAATTAGTCAGGGAACTCTTTCGAGTTGCAGATGAGCTTTCACCATCAATTGTCTTCATTGATGAGATTGATGCAGTAGGCACAAAAAG GTACGATGCACATTCAGGTGGGGAACGTGAGATTCAGAGGACTATGTTGGAATTGCTGAATCAGTTAGATGGTTTTGACTCAAGAGGAGATGTCAAAGTGATTCTTGCTACAAATAGAATAGAGAGTCTTGATCCAGCCTTGCTGCGTCCTGGTCGAATTGACCGGAAGATTGAATTCCCTCTACCAGATATAAAAACGAGGAGGCGTATTTTCCAG ATACACACGTCGAGAATGACATTGGCAGATGATGTCAACTTAGAAGAGTTTGTGATGACTAAAGATGAATTTTCTGGGGCCGATATAAAAGCAATTTGTACTGAGGCTGGCTTGCTTGCTTTAAGAGAGCGTCGTATGAAG GTAACACATGCAGACTTCAAGAAAGCCAAGGAGAAGGTCatgtttaaaaagaaagaaggggtGCCAGAAGGGCTCTATATGTAA